A region of Candidatus Liberibacter africanus PTSAPSY DNA encodes the following proteins:
- the leuS gene encoding leucine--tRNA ligase encodes MGKKKYSPQETDYKWHNAWHEAGIFKTENQNKQKKYFVLEMFPYPSGNIHMGHLRNYVIGDVIARFMMAHDYSVLHPMGWDAFGMPAENAAREHNINPKKWTYENIKVMRKQLQSIGLSIDWSKEFATCDVDYYHCQQLLFLDFMKHNLVVRKNAKVNWDPVEQTVLANEQVINGRGWRSDALIEQRDLSQWFFKISDFSQELLESIETLSGWPEKVKVMQKKWIGRSEGIEIRWEIVPNAIDQDEEILVYTTRPETIFGASFIAIAVDHPLSKRLSCSKTDIKNFCDQEQKRGTSLSELEKNEKKGINTGIYVKHPLNPQLRIPVYIANFVFMNYGTGAIFGCPFADQRDMYFAQKYDLPIIPIMENTNTKNSDDKGKAFIGNGIMINSSFLDGMTNTEASQAIMLHLEKQSIKGSPIGKRKVYFRLRDWGISRQRYWGCPIPIIHCPKCGVVEVPKQDLPVRLPEDVDFTLSGNPLDHHPTWKKVFCPKCKAKALRETDTMDTFVDSSWYYMRYITPHAQEPINQELIDPWLPVDQYIGGIEHAILHLLYARFFCRAIKKIGRVKTEEPFKRLFTQGMVVHETYYQLEGIKKKYFKPEEIFFKNVDGKNCAFSIYDNSEVIIGPLEKMSKSKKNVIDPTQIITSYGADTARLFVLSDSPPDRDLIWSNQGVNATHQFIQKMWRLIDNAKDELQISSTKKDMLLIGQSTKILKNIEENYQKLSFNKAIANIHELINIISTPLVEIYEKNSNEITRFTVRYILEKLIIVMSPMIPHFAEECWQLLGNTGLVAQQKWPELYCITEVKSDITIPIQVNGKKRAYITVPMNADDALIKKNTLNLNIIKNILQGEKPKKIIIVSRRIINIVI; translated from the coding sequence ATGGGAAAAAAAAAGTATTCTCCCCAAGAGACGGATTATAAATGGCATAATGCCTGGCATGAAGCCGGTATTTTTAAAACCGAAAACCAAAATAAACAAAAAAAATATTTCGTACTTGAAATGTTTCCATATCCATCAGGGAACATCCATATGGGACATTTGCGAAATTATGTAATAGGTGATGTGATCGCTCGTTTTATGATGGCGCATGATTATTCTGTATTGCACCCTATGGGATGGGATGCTTTTGGAATGCCTGCAGAGAATGCTGCACGGGAACACAATATTAATCCTAAAAAATGGACATATGAAAATATTAAAGTTATGAGAAAACAACTCCAATCTATAGGGCTGTCTATAGATTGGAGCAAAGAATTTGCTACGTGTGATGTCGATTATTATCATTGTCAACAATTATTATTTTTAGATTTCATGAAACACAATTTAGTCGTTCGCAAAAACGCAAAAGTAAATTGGGATCCTGTAGAACAAACTGTCCTTGCTAATGAACAGGTAATCAATGGTCGCGGGTGGCGTTCTGACGCGTTAATTGAACAACGTGATTTGTCTCAATGGTTTTTTAAAATATCTGATTTTTCCCAAGAACTCCTTGAATCTATTGAAACTCTTTCTGGATGGCCAGAAAAAGTAAAAGTTATGCAAAAAAAATGGATTGGACGCTCCGAAGGAATAGAAATTAGATGGGAAATCGTCCCAAATGCAATAGATCAAGATGAAGAAATCCTAGTATACACAACAAGACCTGAAACAATTTTCGGAGCATCTTTCATAGCCATAGCTGTCGACCATCCACTTTCTAAAAGATTATCATGCAGTAAAACGGATATAAAAAATTTTTGCGATCAAGAACAAAAAAGAGGCACCTCTCTCTCTGAATTAGAGAAAAATGAAAAAAAAGGAATTAATACTGGTATCTATGTCAAACATCCTTTAAATCCTCAATTACGAATTCCTGTTTATATTGCAAACTTTGTTTTTATGAATTACGGAACTGGTGCAATTTTTGGATGTCCTTTTGCTGATCAACGCGATATGTATTTTGCACAGAAATATGACTTGCCTATCATTCCTATAATGGAGAACACTAATACTAAAAATAGTGATGATAAGGGCAAAGCATTCATTGGTAATGGTATTATGATTAACTCATCATTTCTTGATGGGATGACAAATACAGAAGCTTCGCAAGCTATAATGCTCCATTTAGAAAAGCAAAGCATTAAGGGATCTCCTATAGGGAAAAGAAAAGTTTATTTCCGTTTGCGCGATTGGGGTATATCACGTCAACGCTATTGGGGATGTCCTATTCCTATTATTCACTGTCCAAAATGTGGTGTTGTTGAAGTTCCTAAGCAAGATTTACCTGTAAGGTTGCCAGAAGACGTGGATTTCACCTTATCTGGCAATCCACTTGATCATCATCCAACATGGAAAAAAGTTTTTTGTCCAAAATGCAAAGCAAAAGCTTTACGTGAAACAGATACTATGGATACATTTGTTGATTCTTCATGGTATTATATGAGGTATATTACACCACATGCACAAGAACCTATTAATCAAGAATTAATTGATCCCTGGTTACCAGTAGATCAATATATTGGTGGTATTGAACACGCAATTTTGCATCTTCTTTACGCTCGATTCTTTTGTCGAGCAATAAAAAAAATAGGACGTGTTAAAACTGAAGAACCATTCAAACGCTTATTTACTCAAGGTATGGTTGTGCATGAGACATATTATCAGTTGGAAGGAATAAAGAAGAAATATTTCAAGCCCGAAGAAATATTCTTTAAAAACGTAGACGGGAAAAATTGTGCATTTAGTATTTATGACAATTCGGAAGTCATTATCGGTCCCTTAGAAAAAATGTCAAAATCAAAGAAAAATGTAATCGATCCTACTCAAATCATAACATCTTATGGTGCTGATACAGCTCGATTATTTGTGTTGTCAGATTCCCCCCCAGATCGTGATCTTATATGGTCTAATCAAGGAGTAAATGCTACTCACCAGTTTATACAGAAAATGTGGCGTTTAATTGATAATGCTAAAGATGAATTGCAAATATCATCAACAAAAAAAGACATGCTTCTTATAGGTCAATCTACGAAAATTTTGAAAAATATAGAAGAAAATTATCAGAAACTTTCTTTTAACAAAGCTATCGCTAATATTCATGAACTAATAAATATTATAAGCACGCCACTCGTAGAAATTTACGAAAAAAATAGTAACGAAATCACACGATTTACTGTGCGATATATTTTAGAAAAATTAATCATCGTAATGTCCCCTATGATTCCACATTTTGCGGAAGAGTGTTGGCAATTATTGGGGAATACAGGATTAGTAGCGCAACAAAAATGGCCAGAATTATATTGTATTACAGAAGTTAAATCAGATATTACTATTCCTATTCAAGTAAATGGTAAAAAGAGAGCTTATATTACAGTTCCCATGAATGCCGATGATGCTTTGATTAAAAAAAATACACTAAATTTGAATATAATAAAAAATATCTTGCAAGGGGAAAAACCCAAAAAGATAATTATTGTCTCAAGAAGGATCATCAATATTGTTATCTAA
- the holA gene encoding DNA polymerase III subunit delta — protein sequence MTIIKSHEFFKKSTQKHCLSHFVFIFYGKDKGLIFELIAQFKEKIYLEYPHLFSLVVLDSVEIQKKPTILWNEIKSVSLFHERKILLIDNFSSEKNVIECLKEIVSKSINTHIIIIKSNELKKYTALREIAEKFTNVLAISCYPDNDVDLLKLIKENIKLNKKSISIEATQTLLEHLGGDRVASRNEIQKLLSYCSEDDLITEQHVKDIICDTHVLYIEEIINATLQGKTYHALMLADFFFTSKMSPNALLNGFLQKFQLLDKINIEKECSKMSFEQIIQKIEKNIITKKRLFLQEALQKWNKIIVEKTLHKIDQVIRVVRRKRSLEKNIIFQTILSISQIVHKN from the coding sequence ATGACTATAATAAAATCACATGAATTCTTTAAAAAATCCACGCAAAAACATTGTCTTTCTCATTTTGTATTCATTTTTTATGGGAAAGATAAAGGATTAATATTTGAATTAATTGCTCAATTCAAAGAAAAAATATATCTTGAATATCCTCATTTATTTTCTCTTGTTGTCTTAGATTCTGTGGAAATTCAAAAAAAACCAACAATCTTATGGAATGAAATAAAGTCAGTAAGTTTATTCCACGAAAGAAAGATTCTTTTAATCGATAACTTTTCTAGTGAAAAGAACGTTATAGAATGTTTAAAAGAAATAGTTTCAAAAAGCATTAATACCCATATTATTATTATTAAATCTAATGAATTGAAAAAATATACTGCGTTACGGGAAATAGCAGAAAAATTTACAAATGTTCTTGCAATATCTTGTTATCCTGATAATGACGTTGATTTACTAAAATTAATAAAAGAAAATATTAAACTAAATAAAAAATCAATCTCTATAGAAGCAACCCAGACATTACTTGAACACTTAGGAGGAGATCGTGTCGCTTCTCGAAATGAAATACAAAAACTATTATCTTATTGTTCCGAAGATGATTTAATAACAGAACAACATGTAAAAGATATAATTTGCGATACTCATGTATTATATATTGAAGAAATTATTAATGCTACTTTACAAGGGAAAACGTATCACGCACTTATGCTAGCTGATTTTTTTTTCACATCAAAAATGTCGCCAAATGCTCTACTAAATGGCTTTTTACAAAAATTTCAATTGCTAGATAAAATTAATATAGAAAAAGAATGCTCTAAAATGTCTTTCGAACAAATAATCCAAAAAATTGAAAAAAACATCATTACTAAAAAGCGTTTATTTTTACAAGAAGCCTTGCAAAAATGGAATAAAATAATTGTAGAAAAAACTTTACATAAAATCGATCAAGTAATTCGTGTTGTCCGAAGGAAAAGATCACTAGAAAAAAATATTATTTTTCAAACTATATTATCAATCTCACAAATAGTTCATAAGAACTAA
- the rsmG gene encoding 16S rRNA (guanine(527)-N(7))-methyltransferase RsmG, producing the protein MRDNYFLNKYNVSRETLEKLEFFYSLFLKWSAKINLVSSSTVKDFWIRHVEDSLRMFQLHPYPSVWIDFGSGGGFPGIVTSIQLAGIGGGLVNLIESNNKKASFLRYVLQKTEARGKVFACRIQEAPKMIKECDVISARAVASIDTLLEYSFPWLSKNDNSKAFFYKGCNYGLELDKAKHRWDFSFIKHNSLVHNDSVVLEISRVNRTLKA; encoded by the coding sequence TTGAGAGATAATTATTTTTTAAATAAATATAACGTTTCACGTGAAACATTAGAAAAATTGGAGTTTTTTTATTCGTTGTTTTTAAAATGGTCTGCTAAAATAAATTTAGTATCATCGTCTACTGTAAAAGATTTTTGGATACGCCATGTTGAAGACAGCCTTCGAATGTTTCAGTTGCATCCGTATCCTTCGGTTTGGATTGATTTTGGTAGTGGGGGCGGTTTTCCTGGGATAGTTACGTCTATTCAACTTGCTGGCATTGGAGGAGGATTAGTTAATTTGATTGAATCTAACAACAAAAAAGCTAGTTTTTTGCGATATGTTCTTCAAAAGACTGAAGCACGAGGTAAAGTTTTTGCATGTCGTATTCAAGAAGCTCCTAAAATGATTAAGGAGTGTGATGTAATCTCTGCCAGAGCTGTAGCAAGTATTGATACTCTTTTAGAATATAGTTTTCCGTGGCTTTCTAAAAATGATAATAGTAAAGCTTTTTTTTATAAAGGATGTAACTACGGATTAGAGTTAGATAAAGCAAAACATCGATGGGATTTTTCTTTTATAAAACATAATAGCCTTGTTCATAATGATTCTGTTGTTTTAGAAATATCTCGTGTGAATCGTACTTTAAAAGCTTAA
- a CDS encoding cell cycle transcriptional regulator TrcR: protein MCQRPLMPKASAVWLIENTSLSFDQIAEFCGLHPLEILTIADGESAQGIKGLNPISSGQLSAEEIRIGEQNPNHKLQISRSRPYILENTKKKKRYTPISKRQDRPNAILWLIRNYPKLKDAQISHLVRTTRATIEQIRNRTHWNTPSLTPIDPVTLGLCSQIDLDAEIKKSSTNIEENNSKITGDIYPSSSS from the coding sequence ATGTGTCAAAGACCTTTAATGCCTAAAGCTAGTGCTGTGTGGCTTATAGAGAATACATCTCTTTCTTTCGATCAAATAGCAGAATTTTGTGGTCTACATCCTTTGGAAATATTGACCATTGCTGATGGAGAGTCTGCACAAGGCATAAAAGGATTAAATCCCATCTCTTCTGGACAATTATCTGCTGAAGAAATACGCATTGGGGAACAAAATCCGAATCACAAATTACAAATATCCAGATCACGTCCTTATATTCTTGAAAATACGAAAAAGAAAAAGCGATATACTCCTATATCAAAGCGCCAAGATCGACCTAATGCAATACTATGGTTGATTCGCAATTATCCTAAGCTTAAAGATGCGCAAATATCTCATCTAGTGAGAACCACACGCGCAACTATTGAGCAAATACGTAACCGTACGCATTGGAATACACCGAGTCTAACACCTATCGATCCTGTAACATTAGGGCTTTGTTCTCAAATTGATCTAGATGCAGAAATAAAAAAGAGTTCTACAAACATAGAAGAGAATAATTCAAAAATAACCGGAGATATATATCCGTCCTCATCTTCGTGA
- a CDS encoding ParB/RepB/Spo0J family partition protein has translation MSNNYSKRRLGRGLATLIGEVSKPIDSNEKKKVNSLEPNNYISINSIVPNPNNPRDYFNSEELENLCISIKSHGIIQPIIVRSIDDGLYKIIAGERRFRAAKMASLSEVPVVIRNIDSKSSLEIAIVENVQRKDLNPLEEALGYEQLISEYGYTQNDLGSIIGKSRSHIANILRILKLPNSVKEMIRKEDISLGHARALVSTHDPLSLAQMIISQKMSVRDTEELVKGKNKQEKTNKTFEKNISQKNYFADLEKNISSKIGLSVYIKHRNNKGQFCIKYETNDQLQLICSLLGQNDS, from the coding sequence ATGTCAAATAATTATTCTAAACGTCGCCTTGGTCGAGGACTTGCTACTCTTATAGGAGAAGTTAGTAAACCTATAGATTCAAATGAAAAGAAAAAAGTAAATTCCCTTGAACCGAATAATTATATATCCATCAACTCTATAGTTCCTAATCCTAATAATCCAAGAGATTATTTTAATTCAGAAGAACTAGAAAATCTTTGTATATCAATAAAATCTCATGGGATAATACAGCCAATTATTGTCCGTTCGATAGATGATGGATTATATAAAATAATTGCTGGAGAAAGACGTTTTCGAGCAGCTAAAATGGCTTCTCTATCAGAGGTTCCTGTTGTTATTCGTAATATAGACAGTAAATCTTCTCTTGAAATTGCGATTGTAGAAAATGTTCAACGTAAAGATTTAAATCCTTTAGAAGAAGCTTTGGGATATGAACAATTAATTTCTGAGTATGGATATACACAAAATGATCTCGGATCTATTATTGGAAAGAGTCGTAGTCATATTGCAAATATACTGAGAATTTTAAAATTACCTAATTCTGTTAAAGAAATGATACGCAAAGAAGATATTTCTTTAGGTCATGCTCGTGCTTTAGTCTCAACCCATGATCCTTTGTCTCTTGCACAAATGATTATTTCTCAAAAAATGTCAGTGCGTGATACAGAAGAATTAGTTAAAGGGAAAAACAAGCAAGAAAAAACAAATAAAACATTTGAAAAAAATATTAGTCAAAAAAACTACTTTGCTGATTTAGAAAAAAATATATCTTCTAAAATTGGTTTAAGCGTTTATATAAAACATCGCAATAATAAAGGTCAATTTTGTATTAAATATGAAACCAATGATCAATTACAGTTAATATGTTCTTTATTAGGACAAAATGATTCTTGA
- a CDS encoding YggS family pyridoxal phosphate-dependent enzyme, whose protein sequence is MMSIENKLHSFKKKIEHHELLAGRAKGSVSLVAVSKMVDSYNIQSALSCGQVIFAENKLQEAKRKWVPLRKEWEVQLRFIGSLQSNKVSDIVSLFDVIETVDREKIASLLSLEMVKQNRFLPVYIQVNTGCEIQKYGINPNEAKDFVVLCRQKYQLNVEGLMCIPPATVNPRSHFSLLSNIARESEITKLSMGMTKDYDLAIACGATSVRIGSGIFGKRPSST, encoded by the coding sequence ATTATGTCTATAGAAAATAAGTTGCATAGTTTTAAAAAGAAAATAGAGCATCATGAATTACTTGCAGGACGTGCAAAGGGAAGTGTTTCTTTGGTGGCTGTTTCAAAAATGGTTGATAGTTACAATATTCAGTCTGCTTTGTCTTGTGGACAAGTAATTTTTGCTGAAAATAAGTTGCAAGAAGCAAAAAGAAAGTGGGTTCCTTTACGGAAAGAATGGGAAGTACAATTAAGATTTATTGGTTCTTTGCAATCTAATAAAGTATCAGATATTGTATCACTTTTTGATGTCATTGAGACAGTTGACCGAGAAAAAATAGCTTCTTTATTGTCTCTTGAAATGGTAAAGCAAAATCGCTTTTTACCTGTTTATATTCAAGTAAATACAGGATGCGAAATACAAAAATATGGTATAAATCCGAATGAAGCAAAAGATTTTGTGGTTTTATGTCGACAAAAATATCAGCTTAATGTTGAAGGGTTGATGTGTATTCCTCCTGCTACGGTTAATCCTAGGTCTCATTTTTCTTTGTTATCTAACATTGCTAGAGAATCTGAAATAACCAAATTATCTATGGGAATGACAAAAGACTACGATCTAGCTATTGCATGCGGTGCTACTAGTGTTCGCATAGGTTCTGGCATATTCGGGAAACGTCCATCTTCAACATAG
- a CDS encoding DNA translocase FtsK: protein MSENLSCIIEDQNKQFLLSDWCKKKIKIFAGLILLCGLFSIILALATWDVYDPSFSYITLRSPRNFLGYSGAIFSDIVMQFFGIASVVFLPSPTIWAFSLLFDRKIYHFSRRFIAWLANVLVATTFFSSFPLSESWPIQNGFGGIIGDIVIRLPVMFFEGYQRELGFFLFQVVLFLTMIWLLLFSSATIFRGMNNVSHNIVIHPINVDQKKEQLEKKEQLENFMIPSMLKYLRNRFGYWINYFFEFGIFNFLIQKYSGYSNISSQDRLEKIEPTLDVSFPEVINSDSTIGIQTQEDQMLNAGVIHNIPKSNLINHDDGTFALPPTNILSTLQSCVKETTISPEVMRENACILKNVLSDFGVQGEIVNVRPGPVVTLYELEPAPGIKSSRIIGLSDDIARSMSAVSARVAVIPGRNAIGIELPNDIRETVTLRDLIVSHVFEKNQYNLPINLGKNIEGKPIVADLAKMPHLLIAGTTGSGKSVAINTMILSLLYRMTPDQCRLIMIDPKMLELSVYDGIPNLLTPVVTDPKKAVTTLKWLVCEMEERYQKMSKIGVRNIDGFNLKVERYRKAGKEFNRTVQTGFDRKTGEAVYETEQFDLQHMPYIVVVIDEMADLMMVARKDIESAVQRLAQMARASGIHVIMATQRPSVDVITGTIKANFPTRISFQVSSKIDSRTILGEQGAEQLLGQGDMLYMTGGGRVQRIHGPFVSDIEVEKVVSHLKKQEEAQYIDIKEKMVLKQEIGFSENSSASDDLYKQAVDIVLRDNKASISYIQRRLGIGYNRAASIVEIMEEKGVIGPASSTGKREILVSSMEEC from the coding sequence ATGTCTGAAAATCTATCTTGCATCATAGAAGATCAAAATAAGCAGTTCTTGTTATCAGATTGGTGTAAAAAGAAAATAAAGATTTTTGCTGGGCTGATATTGCTTTGTGGATTATTTTCTATCATTCTAGCTCTAGCTACGTGGGATGTATATGATCCGAGCTTTTCATATATAACCCTTCGTTCACCTAGGAATTTTTTAGGATATAGTGGTGCTATTTTCTCTGACATTGTAATGCAGTTTTTTGGCATTGCTAGTGTGGTTTTTTTACCATCTCCCACAATATGGGCTTTTTCGTTATTATTTGATAGAAAAATTTATCATTTTTCACGAAGATTCATTGCATGGTTAGCAAATGTTTTAGTTGCTACAACTTTTTTCTCCTCTTTCCCTCTCTCTGAATCATGGCCTATTCAAAATGGTTTTGGCGGTATAATTGGTGATATAGTCATACGTTTACCTGTTATGTTTTTCGAAGGTTATCAGAGAGAACTGGGATTTTTTTTATTTCAGGTAGTATTGTTTCTAACCATGATTTGGCTACTTCTTTTTTCTTCTGCAACTATATTTCGTGGTATGAATAATGTGTCGCATAATATAGTGATCCATCCTATTAATGTTGATCAGAAAAAGGAACAATTAGAAAAAAAGGAACAATTAGAAAATTTTATGATACCAAGTATGTTGAAATATCTTCGGAATAGATTCGGATATTGGATTAATTACTTTTTCGAATTTGGCATTTTTAATTTTTTGATTCAAAAATATTCAGGTTATTCGAATATATCTTCCCAAGATCGTCTTGAAAAAATTGAGCCTACTTTGGATGTGAGTTTTCCTGAAGTCATTAATTCGGATTCAACGATAGGGATTCAAACGCAAGAAGATCAGATGTTAAATGCTGGTGTAATTCATAATATTCCTAAATCAAATCTCATAAATCATGATGACGGGACTTTCGCTCTTCCTCCTACGAACATTCTTTCTACATTGCAGTCATGTGTAAAGGAGACCACTATTTCTCCAGAAGTTATGCGGGAAAATGCCTGTATATTGAAAAATGTGCTCAGCGATTTTGGAGTTCAAGGAGAAATTGTGAATGTTCGCCCTGGACCTGTTGTAACTCTTTATGAATTAGAACCTGCTCCGGGAATAAAATCATCTCGTATTATTGGCCTTTCCGATGATATTGCTAGGTCTATGAGTGCTGTCTCAGCACGTGTTGCAGTAATACCAGGGAGAAATGCGATAGGAATTGAGCTTCCAAACGATATTCGCGAGACCGTTACACTAAGAGATTTGATTGTTTCTCATGTATTTGAAAAAAATCAATATAATTTACCAATCAATCTTGGGAAAAATATAGAAGGAAAGCCTATAGTTGCTGATCTTGCTAAAATGCCACATCTTTTAATAGCAGGAACTACCGGATCAGGAAAATCTGTAGCTATAAACACTATGATTTTATCTTTGCTGTATCGTATGACGCCGGATCAGTGTCGTTTGATTATGATTGATCCGAAGATGTTGGAACTTTCTGTTTATGATGGGATACCTAACCTGCTTACTCCAGTGGTTACTGATCCCAAAAAAGCTGTTACTACGCTTAAATGGTTAGTCTGTGAGATGGAAGAACGATATCAGAAAATGTCTAAAATAGGTGTGCGAAATATTGATGGTTTCAATCTCAAAGTTGAGCGATATCGTAAAGCAGGGAAAGAATTCAATCGTACAGTGCAGACGGGTTTTGATCGAAAGACAGGTGAGGCTGTTTACGAAACAGAACAGTTTGATTTGCAACATATGCCATATATCGTAGTTGTAATAGACGAAATGGCTGATCTAATGATGGTTGCGAGAAAAGATATAGAAAGCGCTGTACAACGTTTAGCTCAGATGGCTCGTGCATCAGGAATTCACGTAATTATGGCGACACAAAGGCCTTCAGTAGATGTTATTACTGGCACTATTAAGGCTAATTTCCCTACGAGAATTTCTTTTCAAGTATCTTCAAAAATTGATAGTCGTACTATTTTAGGGGAACAAGGGGCAGAGCAGCTTTTAGGACAAGGTGATATGCTTTATATGACAGGAGGTGGACGTGTTCAACGGATACATGGTCCTTTTGTTTCAGATATTGAAGTTGAAAAAGTTGTGTCACACCTTAAAAAACAGGAAGAAGCTCAGTATATTGATATAAAAGAAAAAATGGTGTTAAAGCAGGAGATAGGATTTTCGGAGAACTCTTCTGCATCGGATGATTTATATAAACAGGCTGTAGATATTGTATTGCGGGACAATAAAGCCTCTATATCTTATATACAGCGTCGATTAGGAATTGGATATAATCGTGCTGCATCTATTGTCGAAATAATGGAGGAGAAAGGGGTTATAGGTCCTGCTAGTAGCACTGGTAAACGAGAAATATTAGTATCTTCTATGGAAGAATGTTAG
- a CDS encoding ParA family protein, with protein sequence MKGKNSRIITIANQKGGVGKTTTAINLSTALAAIGENVLLIDLDPQGNASTGLGIELHDRKYSSYELLIGEKNIDQILIQTSIPNLSIVPSTMDLLGIEMNLGGEKDRLFRLQKALSDQLKNNFSYIFLDCPPSFNLLTMNAMAAADSILVPLQCEFFALEGLSQLLETVEEVRCTVNSALDIQGIVLTMFDSRNSLSQQVVSDVRNNLGAKVYNTVIPRNVRISEAPSYGKPAIIYDLKCAGSQAYLKLASELIQQERQRKEAA encoded by the coding sequence ATGAAAGGGAAAAATAGTCGTATTATTACTATAGCTAATCAAAAAGGAGGAGTAGGTAAAACTACAACGGCGATTAATCTTTCTACTGCTTTGGCGGCTATTGGAGAAAATGTTTTATTAATTGATTTGGATCCTCAAGGCAATGCTAGTACTGGTCTTGGAATTGAATTGCATGATAGAAAATACTCTTCATATGAATTATTAATCGGAGAAAAAAATATTGATCAAATTTTGATTCAAACATCTATTCCCAATCTATCAATTGTTCCTTCTACTATGGATTTGTTAGGAATAGAAATGAATTTAGGTGGTGAGAAAGATCGATTATTTCGTCTTCAGAAGGCTTTATCGGATCAATTAAAAAATAATTTTTCGTATATTTTCTTAGATTGTCCTCCCTCATTTAATTTGTTGACTATGAATGCTATGGCAGCTGCTGATTCAATATTAGTTCCACTACAATGTGAATTTTTTGCTCTAGAAGGATTAAGTCAGCTTTTAGAAACTGTTGAAGAAGTGCGTTGTACAGTTAATTCTGCTCTTGATATACAAGGTATTGTTCTTACTATGTTTGATTCTAGAAATAGTTTATCTCAACAAGTTGTATCAGATGTTAGGAATAATCTTGGAGCAAAAGTATATAATACCGTTATACCAAGAAATGTTCGAATTTCTGAAGCCCCTTCTTATGGGAAACCTGCTATTATATATGATTTAAAATGTGCAGGAAGTCAGGCATATTTAAAATTAGCTTCGGAATTAATACAACAAGAACGACAAAGAAAAGAAGCTGCTTAG